The following are from one region of the Calditrichota bacterium genome:
- a CDS encoding nitroreductase family protein: protein MQERSEKFYSEINKRRSIRDFSDEAVDNSIIENCIKSAGTAPSGAHLQPWHFVAVSNSEIKKKIREAAEKEEYEFYHGRASEEWLDDLKQFKTNEHKPFLETAPWLIAIFEKRYGLKDEGEKKKHYYVTESVGIATGMLITAIHNAGLVCLTHTPSPMKFLNEILQRPVNEKPFLLLVVGHPAKGAMVPDNKRKDINEIATFL, encoded by the coding sequence ATGCAAGAGCGATCAGAAAAATTTTATTCTGAAATTAATAAACGTCGCTCCATTAGAGATTTTTCCGATGAAGCAGTTGATAATTCAATTATTGAAAACTGCATAAAGTCTGCAGGAACAGCGCCAAGTGGAGCACATCTTCAACCATGGCATTTTGTTGCTGTTTCCAATAGTGAAATAAAAAAGAAAATCCGGGAAGCTGCTGAAAAGGAAGAATATGAATTCTATCATGGTCGTGCATCTGAAGAGTGGCTGGATGATCTGAAACAATTTAAAACAAATGAACACAAACCATTTCTGGAAACAGCACCGTGGTTAATTGCAATTTTTGAAAAAAGATATGGTTTGAAAGATGAGGGTGAAAAGAAAAAGCATTACTATGTTACCGAGTCTGTTGGTATCGCAACCGGCATGCTGATTACGGCAATCCATAATGCCGGGTTAGTTTGCCTGACTCATACACCAAGCCCGATGAAGTTTTTAAATGAAATTCTGCAAAGGCCGGTAAATGAAAAACCATTTTTATTACTGGTTGTTGGGCATCCTGCAAAAGGCGCAATGGTGCCGGATAACAAACGAAAAGACATTAATGAAATTGCTACATTTCTTTAA
- a CDS encoding solute carrier family 26 protein: MHKVFPILKWLPKYKSSYLKNDLIAGITVAVLLIPQGMAYAMLAGLPPIAGLYAALIPLITYTIFGSSRHLSVGPVAIDSLLVASGVGMIAHTGTEHFIMLAGLTAILVGIIQYTVGTLRLGFTVNFLSTPVISGFTSAAALIIATSQLKHILGLSIPLSTYIYTNLSNIIQNFSMINSSTLILGLSSIFFLVTIKKYLPAVPGALAVVILSTVTVWFFDLDQHGILIVGDVPGGLPTFTIPEFDPTIIQQLIPISLTIGLMSFMEAIAVGKKFAAKHNYTIDANLELKSVGLSNVSSGLFGGYPMAGSFSRTAVNSESGAKTQVSSLVNALIIALTLLFLTPLFYYMPTAVLAAIIIVAVSGLFDLNEPKRLYKVKKSDFYVLLFSFLATLFLGVQYGIFVGIAASLVMILRRISNPHIAKMGQVPGTETLRNFDRDKHAEEIEGLFIFRIDASLYFANVAFLKDLIETNTLSCERKIKAVIFDASSVNEIDSSADTGLHDIADTLKKRGIELYLTNVKGPVRDMLKLSGFQEKLGKDHFFLNKKEAVQHYIEELKDC, encoded by the coding sequence ATGCATAAAGTTTTCCCAATATTGAAGTGGTTGCCAAAATATAAAAGCAGTTATTTAAAAAATGATTTAATTGCTGGCATTACGGTTGCGGTTTTGCTAATTCCACAGGGAATGGCTTATGCTATGTTAGCAGGTTTACCACCAATTGCCGGGCTTTACGCGGCTCTTATCCCGCTTATTACTTATACAATTTTTGGCAGTTCACGCCATCTTTCTGTTGGGCCGGTTGCAATCGATTCACTTTTGGTCGCTTCAGGTGTTGGGATGATTGCTCATACCGGGACTGAGCATTTCATTATGTTGGCCGGGTTAACAGCTATTCTTGTAGGAATAATTCAGTATACGGTCGGGACTTTGCGTTTAGGATTTACGGTAAACTTTCTGTCTACTCCGGTTATTAGCGGGTTTACTTCTGCTGCTGCTTTAATTATTGCCACCAGTCAACTTAAACATATTCTTGGGCTTTCAATCCCGCTAAGCACATATATTTATACTAACCTTTCAAATATCATTCAAAACTTTTCAATGATTAATTCTTCAACCTTAATTCTTGGGCTTTCCAGTATATTTTTTCTTGTAACAATTAAGAAATATTTACCAGCTGTCCCGGGCGCTTTGGCTGTTGTAATTCTTAGCACTGTAACTGTCTGGTTTTTTGATCTTGATCAGCACGGAATTCTGATTGTTGGAGATGTACCAGGCGGTCTCCCGACTTTCACAATCCCTGAGTTTGACCCGACAATTATCCAACAATTAATTCCAATAAGTTTAACGATTGGACTTATGAGTTTTATGGAAGCAATAGCCGTTGGGAAAAAATTTGCCGCTAAACATAACTACACAATTGATGCAAATCTGGAACTAAAAAGTGTCGGGCTAAGCAATGTCTCTTCAGGATTGTTTGGCGGATATCCAATGGCCGGTAGTTTTTCACGAACAGCCGTAAACTCCGAGTCAGGAGCAAAAACTCAAGTATCTTCTTTAGTAAATGCACTGATAATTGCTTTAACTTTATTGTTTTTAACACCCTTGTTTTATTATATGCCAACCGCTGTTTTGGCAGCAATTATTATTGTAGCTGTTTCCGGCTTGTTCGATCTTAATGAACCCAAAAGACTGTACAAAGTAAAAAAAAGCGACTTTTATGTTCTTCTTTTTTCATTTCTCGCCACACTTTTCTTAGGCGTTCAATATGGAATTTTTGTAGGAATTGCCGCATCCTTGGTTATGATATTAAGACGAATCAGCAACCCGCATATTGCCAAAATGGGACAAGTGCCGGGAACAGAGACTTTGAGAAATTTCGATCGTGACAAACATGCAGAAGAAATTGAAGGCCTTTTTATTTTTCGAATCGACGCATCCTTGTATTTTGCAAATGTTGCCTTCCTGAAAGATTTAATAGAAACAAATACACTTTCTTGTGAGAGAAAAATTAAGGCGGTTATTTTTGATGCCAGCAGCGTAAACGAAATTGATTCATCCGCAGATACCGGTCTGCATGACATTGCCGACACATTGAAAAAAAGGGGTATAGAACTTTATTTGACGAATGTAAAAGGCCCTGTTCGCGATATGTTGAAGCTGTCCGGTTTTCAGGAAAAGCTTGGCAAAGATCATTTCTTTTTAAACAAAAAAGAAGCAGTGCAGCATTACATTGAAGAACTGAAGGATTGTTGA
- a CDS encoding alpha/beta hydrolase, which produces MRILFLSLLFVSISSANPETIQFESQDGLLITADYYLQAENAPLIILFHQAGWSRGEYKEIAPKLNEMGFNCLAIDQRSGNEVNEVINETNQRAKEAGKNTEYIDAFQDMQAALDYATTNLKPNKLFIWGSSYSAALSFVLTATNQNKITAMLAFAPGEYFKKAGKPSDYISTHAALVKVPVFITSAKDEHKNWKAIYKALPSKDKANFLPKTDGQHGSRALWEKFPEHKDYWAAVTKFLKAVKYK; this is translated from the coding sequence ATGCGTATTTTATTTCTTTCTTTATTATTCGTTTCAATTTCTTCAGCTAATCCGGAAACTATTCAGTTTGAATCGCAGGATGGATTACTGATAACCGCTGATTATTACCTTCAGGCAGAAAATGCCCCGTTAATAATTTTATTTCATCAGGCCGGCTGGAGCAGAGGCGAGTATAAGGAGATTGCGCCAAAATTAAATGAAATGGGATTTAATTGCCTGGCAATTGATCAGCGCTCGGGAAATGAAGTAAACGAAGTTATTAACGAAACCAATCAACGGGCAAAAGAAGCTGGTAAAAATACTGAGTATATTGATGCTTTTCAGGATATGCAGGCAGCATTGGATTACGCGACAACTAATCTTAAACCAAATAAGCTTTTTATTTGGGGTAGTTCATATTCGGCAGCGTTGTCTTTTGTGCTTACAGCAACCAACCAAAACAAAATTACTGCGATGTTGGCCTTTGCACCCGGTGAATATTTTAAAAAGGCAGGTAAACCATCTGATTATATCTCAACACATGCCGCGTTGGTCAAAGTTCCTGTTTTTATTACCTCGGCCAAAGATGAACACAAAAACTGGAAAGCCATTTACAAAGCTCTTCCTTCAAAAGATAAAGCCAATTTTTTACCCAAAACAGATGGCCAGCATGGGTCACGTGCCTTATGGGAAAAATTCCCGGAGCATAAGGATTACTGGGCTGCTGTTACAAAGTTTTTAAAAGCGGTAAAATACAAATAA
- a CDS encoding SDR family oxidoreductase, with protein MAVMKIVVTGGAGFIGSHIVEHWLSEGAEVHILDNFRSGRKENVDLFPEAQFNEGSITDREFVFKVLKNTDYVHHLAAMISVPESMDKPLECVDINVNGLINILDAAREHGIKKVVHSSSAAVYGDNPVSPKTVDMRPEPLSPYGITKLDGEYYLKLYNDTFNTGTASLRYFNVFGPRQDPKSQYAAAIPIFVHKALKNENLMIFGDGEQTRDFVFVKDVVQANILAATKPEATGVYNVANGHSITIKELCELIIETTESKSKIVFADPRPGDIKHSLASVDLTKKELGFDPKFDLVNGMRETIKYFMQLFG; from the coding sequence ATGGCAGTTATGAAAATAGTAGTTACGGGTGGAGCAGGATTTATTGGGAGCCATATTGTAGAGCATTGGCTTAGTGAAGGCGCAGAAGTTCATATTCTTGATAACTTTAGAAGCGGTAGAAAGGAAAATGTTGATTTATTTCCAGAAGCACAATTTAATGAAGGCAGCATAACGGACAGAGAATTTGTATTTAAGGTTTTAAAAAATACTGATTATGTACATCATTTAGCGGCAATGATTTCTGTACCGGAGTCGATGGACAAGCCATTAGAATGCGTTGACATAAATGTTAATGGTTTAATTAATATTCTTGATGCAGCACGTGAGCACGGTATAAAAAAAGTTGTCCATAGCAGTTCGGCAGCGGTTTATGGCGATAATCCGGTTTCACCCAAAACGGTAGATATGCGGCCGGAACCACTTTCACCTTATGGAATTACAAAGTTGGATGGTGAATATTATTTAAAACTTTACAACGATACATTTAATACCGGCACAGCATCTTTGCGCTATTTTAATGTATTTGGCCCAAGGCAAGATCCTAAAAGCCAATATGCTGCAGCCATTCCTATTTTTGTGCATAAGGCATTAAAAAACGAAAATTTAATGATTTTTGGAGATGGTGAACAAACACGCGATTTTGTATTTGTAAAAGATGTTGTACAGGCAAATATCCTGGCAGCAACCAAGCCTGAAGCAACAGGCGTTTACAATGTGGCTAATGGTCATTCGATCACTATCAAAGAGCTATGTGAATTGATTATTGAAACGACAGAGAGTAAAAGTAAAATCGTTTTTGCTGATCCCAGACCGGGCGATATTAAGCACAGCCTGGCCTCAGTTGATCTTACCAAAAAAGAACTGGGATTTGATCCGAAGTTTGATTTAGTAAATGGAATGCGGGAAACGATAAAATATTTTATGCAATTGTTTGGTTAA